From a region of the Pseudomonadales bacterium genome:
- the galU gene encoding UTP--glucose-1-phosphate uridylyltransferase GalU: MIKKCLFPVAGYGTRFLPATKAMPKEMLPIVNKPLVQYGVEEALDAGLYEIAFVTGRGKRTINDHFDTSYELEHQIAGTDKEQYLVGIRDVIDRAVFSTTRQREMKGLGHAILTGQTLIGDEPFGVILADDLCFNEGGDSVMAQMVKIYKQVRCSIVAIEEVPTEHIHKFGVIAGEAVRDDLYRVTSMVEKPSAADAPSNLAIIGRYILTPDIFDLIRKTPPGKNGEIQITDALLQQAREGCVMAYRFKGRRFDCGSVDGFVEATNYCYEHFYKTGKP, from the coding sequence ATGATCAAGAAATGCCTGTTCCCCGTTGCTGGCTACGGTACCCGCTTTCTGCCTGCCACCAAGGCGATGCCGAAGGAGATGTTGCCGATCGTCAACAAGCCGCTGGTGCAGTACGGTGTGGAAGAAGCGCTGGATGCCGGACTCTACGAGATCGCGTTCGTCACCGGCCGCGGCAAGCGCACGATCAACGACCACTTCGATACCAGCTACGAGCTCGAGCATCAGATTGCAGGAACCGACAAGGAGCAGTATCTGGTCGGCATTCGCGACGTGATCGATCGTGCTGTGTTTTCCACCACGCGCCAGCGCGAAATGAAGGGATTGGGACACGCGATCCTTACCGGCCAGACGCTGATCGGTGACGAGCCGTTCGGCGTGATCCTTGCCGATGACCTCTGCTTCAACGAGGGCGGCGACAGCGTGATGGCGCAGATGGTGAAGATCTACAAGCAGGTGCGTTGCAGCATCGTCGCCATCGAGGAAGTCCCGACCGAGCATATCCACAAGTTCGGCGTGATCGCGGGTGAGGCGGTTCGCGACGATCTGTACCGCGTCACCAGCATGGTGGAGAAGCCCTCTGCCGCCGATGCTCCCAGCAACCTGGCGATCATCGGCCGCTACATCCTGACCCCGGACATTTTCGATCTGATCCGCAAGACGCCCCCCGGCAAGAACGGCGAGATCCAGATCACCGACGCCCTGCTGCAGCAGGCACGCGAGGGCTGCGTGATGGCGTACCGCTTCAAGGGGCGGCGCTTCGACTGTGGCAGCGTGGACGGTTTCGTCGAGGCCACCAATTACTGCTACGAGCACTTCTACAAGACCGGCAAACCGTAG
- a CDS encoding nucleotide sugar dehydrogenase, which yields METVAVVGLGYVGLPLAVAFGKQHTTIGFDLNENKIANYRNGIDPTGEVDPADLRAASRLEFTSDPARLRAARLIVVAVPTPIDHAHRPDLAILENASRLIGANLSPGTVVIYESTVYPGCTEEVCVPILEQVSGLRWLGGPGRTASDDGNGFYIGYSPERINPGDKVHRLETIVKIVSGDTPQTLERVAALYASVVEAGLHRASSVKVAEAAKVIENTQRDLNIALMNELSLIFHRLGIDTLDVLEAAGTKWNFLPFRPGLVGGHCIGVDPYYLTYKAEAEGHHPEVILAGRKTNDGMGKFIAEQTVKALVRHGHAVNGAKVVVLGLTFKEDCPDLRNSRVADIIAELKEYHCDVYVHDPLADTAEARHEYGVELTPWERLPPAQALVLAVAHRQYRALGVDDFRALLCNPGVLMDVKSIVDRSALGGNGIEIWRL from the coding sequence GTGGAAACCGTTGCCGTCGTGGGTCTGGGATACGTTGGACTGCCGCTCGCCGTGGCTTTCGGCAAGCAGCACACAACGATCGGCTTCGATCTGAACGAGAACAAGATCGCGAACTATCGCAACGGCATCGACCCGACCGGCGAGGTGGATCCAGCCGACCTGCGAGCGGCCAGCCGCCTCGAGTTCACCAGTGATCCGGCACGACTGCGCGCGGCCCGGCTGATCGTGGTCGCCGTGCCCACGCCGATCGACCACGCGCACCGCCCCGATCTCGCGATCCTCGAGAACGCCTCACGCCTGATCGGCGCCAACCTCTCGCCGGGCACGGTGGTGATCTACGAGTCGACCGTCTATCCCGGCTGCACCGAGGAAGTCTGTGTACCGATCCTCGAACAGGTCTCCGGCCTGCGCTGGCTGGGCGGCCCGGGACGCACGGCAAGCGACGACGGCAACGGTTTCTACATCGGCTATTCACCCGAACGCATCAACCCGGGCGACAAGGTGCACCGACTGGAGACCATCGTGAAGATCGTCTCGGGCGATACACCGCAGACGTTGGAACGCGTGGCAGCGCTTTACGCCAGCGTGGTCGAGGCCGGCCTGCACCGCGCGTCGAGCGTGAAGGTGGCCGAGGCTGCCAAGGTCATCGAAAACACGCAGCGCGACCTGAACATCGCGCTGATGAACGAGCTGTCGCTGATCTTCCACCGGCTCGGCATCGACACGCTGGACGTACTGGAAGCAGCCGGCACCAAGTGGAACTTCCTGCCGTTTCGCCCCGGACTGGTCGGCGGGCACTGCATCGGCGTCGATCCTTACTATCTGACCTACAAGGCCGAGGCGGAAGGACACCACCCCGAGGTGATTCTGGCCGGACGCAAGACCAACGACGGCATGGGCAAATTCATCGCCGAGCAGACCGTGAAGGCCCTGGTGCGCCACGGCCACGCCGTGAACGGCGCGAAGGTCGTGGTGCTGGGGCTGACGTTCAAGGAAGATTGCCCCGATCTGCGCAACTCGCGCGTGGCCGACATCATCGCGGAACTGAAGGAATACCACTGCGACGTGTACGTACACGACCCGCTGGCCGATACCGCCGAAGCACGCCACGAATACGGCGTGGAGCTGACACCCTGGGAGCGGCTGCCGCCGGCGCAGGCGCTGGTGCTCGCCGTCGCACACCGGCAGTACCGTGCGCTCGGGGTCGACGATTTCAGGGCGCTGCTGTGCAATCCGGGCGTGCTGATGGACGTGAAGTCGATCGTCGATCGCTCGGCACTCGGCGGTAACGGTATCGAAATCTGGCGGCTTTGA
- the prsK gene encoding PEP-CTERM system histidine kinase PrsK has protein sequence MNVGFFSYLLACAGYLILSALLLVSWRGRALGSFAIGASFCTAIWSGISAASTILEGFNPGLLLLGELLRDAAWFAFLFRTLSVRDESDAPARMPWLMPAGLAVFALCVGVLVAPLLLGAGNQVAAVLLEAGLIIWVIISITGLLLIEQIYRNCAPAERWGLRYLCLGLGAVFAYDFYMYADALLFKQLDFALWSARGVVTAIAAPLVAISIARNPKFDIAIHVSRDVVLHSVTVFGAGSYLLLMATAGYFIRFWGGSWGNVLQIGFLFGSGLLLVVLLFSDRMRRRLRIFLSKHFFSYKYNYREEWLKFTQALAETTVEVPERVVRAIASLVSSPGGMLWEFTPQGQRRVLACWNVPEPDAKDPADTESLAAFLERSGWVVDLDEYARSPGLYEDLVLPAWCRHLAGAWLLVPLLFRARAIGCVLLVRSDLHGAINWEDRDLLKTAGLQAAGQLAQYQADRSLVQAQQFEAFNRLSAYVVHDLKNILAQQSLIVSNAGRHKHKPEFVDDVIDTVRNSVERMTRLMEQMRSGAREAAAQQVNLHATLLVVVERCARREPVPVLVHSDPLLFVQADRERLATVFAHLVQNAQEATDRTGKVALELHRDGDWAVIEIEDSGCGMDAEFVRERLFKPFDSTKGLTGMGIGAYESREFVRALGGEIHVRSQPGAGSIFQLVLPCEAIPSE, from the coding sequence GTGAACGTCGGATTCTTCAGCTACCTGCTCGCCTGCGCGGGCTATCTTATTCTGAGCGCGCTGCTGCTGGTCTCGTGGCGGGGCCGCGCGCTGGGTTCGTTTGCGATCGGGGCCAGCTTCTGCACGGCGATCTGGTCCGGGATTTCGGCTGCATCCACCATTCTTGAAGGGTTCAACCCCGGATTGCTGCTGCTCGGCGAGCTCCTGCGCGACGCAGCCTGGTTCGCGTTCCTGTTTCGTACCCTGAGTGTGCGTGACGAGAGCGATGCGCCCGCGCGCATGCCGTGGCTGATGCCTGCGGGCCTCGCGGTGTTCGCGCTGTGTGTGGGGGTGCTGGTCGCGCCGCTGCTGTTGGGGGCAGGCAACCAGGTGGCAGCCGTACTCCTCGAAGCCGGGTTGATCATCTGGGTAATCATCTCGATTACCGGTCTGCTGCTGATCGAGCAGATCTACCGCAATTGTGCTCCGGCCGAGCGGTGGGGGCTACGGTATCTGTGCCTTGGCCTTGGCGCCGTGTTCGCGTATGACTTCTACATGTACGCGGATGCGCTGCTGTTCAAGCAACTCGATTTTGCGCTCTGGAGCGCGCGCGGCGTCGTGACGGCGATTGCGGCGCCGCTGGTCGCGATCTCGATCGCACGCAACCCGAAGTTCGATATCGCCATCCACGTCTCGCGCGACGTGGTGCTGCACTCGGTCACCGTGTTCGGCGCCGGCAGCTACCTGTTGCTGATGGCCACCGCTGGCTACTTCATCCGTTTCTGGGGTGGCAGTTGGGGCAATGTGCTGCAGATCGGTTTCCTGTTCGGCTCCGGCCTGCTGCTGGTGGTCCTGCTGTTCTCGGACCGTATGCGGCGACGGCTGCGCATATTCCTGAGCAAGCACTTCTTCAGCTACAAGTACAACTACCGCGAAGAATGGCTCAAGTTCACGCAGGCGCTCGCCGAAACCACCGTCGAGGTGCCCGAGCGCGTGGTGCGTGCGATCGCTTCTCTGGTCAGCAGCCCCGGTGGCATGCTGTGGGAATTCACGCCGCAAGGGCAGCGACGGGTGCTGGCGTGCTGGAACGTGCCCGAGCCGGACGCGAAGGATCCTGCCGACACCGAGTCGCTGGCGGCCTTTCTCGAGCGATCCGGCTGGGTCGTCGATCTCGACGAGTACGCTCGAAGTCCGGGTCTTTACGAAGATCTGGTGCTGCCCGCGTGGTGCCGGCACCTTGCCGGCGCCTGGCTGCTGGTACCGTTGCTGTTTCGTGCGCGTGCGATCGGTTGCGTGCTGCTCGTGCGCTCCGATCTGCACGGCGCCATCAACTGGGAAGACCGCGATCTGCTGAAGACGGCCGGTCTGCAGGCGGCTGGCCAGCTGGCGCAGTACCAGGCAGACCGTTCGCTGGTGCAGGCGCAGCAGTTCGAGGCGTTCAACCGTCTGTCGGCGTACGTGGTGCACGATCTGAAGAATATCCTTGCGCAGCAGTCGCTGATCGTCTCCAACGCCGGCAGGCACAAGCACAAGCCCGAGTTCGTCGACGACGTGATAGACACCGTGCGCAACTCGGTGGAGCGCATGACGCGGCTGATGGAGCAGATGCGCAGTGGCGCGCGTGAAGCTGCCGCGCAGCAGGTAAACCTGCACGCGACTCTCCTCGTCGTGGTCGAGCGTTGTGCGCGCCGCGAGCCCGTGCCGGTGCTGGTGCATTCAGACCCGCTGCTCTTCGTGCAGGCAGACCGCGAACGCCTGGCAACGGTCTTTGCCCACCTGGTGCAGAACGCGCAGGAGGCGACGGATCGCACCGGCAAGGTAGCGCTCGAGCTGCACCGCGACGGTGACTGGGCCGTGATCGAGATCGAGGACAGCGGCTGCGGCATGGACGCCGAATTCGTCCGCGAGCGCTTGTTCAAGCCGTTCGACTCGACCAAGGGGCTGACCGGCATGGGCATCGGTGCCTACGAGAGTCGCGAGTTCGTACGCGCGCTCGGTGGGGAAATCCATGTGCGCAGCCAGCCCGGAGCCGGCTCGATCTTCCAGCTCGTGCTACCCTGTGAAGCGATACCGAGCGAGTGA
- the prsR gene encoding PEP-CTERM-box response regulator transcription factor, producing MSGVQESDRNLLIVEDDEGLQRQLRWCFDGYEAVVAGDRVEAIACLRRHQPGVVLLDLGLPPDPGGVSEGLATLQEVLALSPETKVIIVTGDNDRANAVRAIALGAYDFYQKPVEQDVLTLMVDRAYRVHELERENRRLQQSQISSPLDGIIAASPQMLKVCRTIEKVAPSDVTVLLLGASGTGKERVAQALHERSSRARQRMVAINCAAIPENLLESELFGHEKGAFTGAIKQTPGKIEYAHGGTLFLDEIGDLPLGLQSKLLRFLQERVIERVGGRQEIPIDVRILCATHQDLQGKIQDGSFREDLYYRISEITIRIPSVRERDGDALLLARSFLHRYAQEQGRPIRGFDREAIAAIEAYAWPGNVREIESRVKRALIMADNTYITAEDLELEAEEHEPTPLNLKQVREDAERRAILRALGSVDSNISEASKLLGVTRPTLYSLLEKFQIRQ from the coding sequence ATGTCCGGGGTGCAGGAATCCGACCGCAATCTGCTGATCGTCGAAGACGACGAGGGGTTGCAGCGCCAGTTGCGCTGGTGTTTCGACGGCTACGAAGCCGTGGTCGCCGGGGATCGCGTCGAGGCCATCGCGTGTCTGCGGCGTCACCAGCCGGGCGTGGTCCTGCTCGATCTCGGTTTGCCGCCGGATCCGGGTGGTGTGAGCGAAGGACTGGCGACGCTGCAGGAAGTCCTCGCGCTGTCACCCGAGACCAAGGTCATCATCGTGACCGGCGACAACGATCGCGCCAACGCCGTGCGCGCGATCGCACTGGGAGCCTACGACTTCTACCAGAAGCCGGTCGAGCAGGATGTGCTGACGCTGATGGTCGATCGTGCCTACCGGGTGCATGAGCTCGAGCGTGAGAACCGCCGATTGCAGCAGTCGCAGATCAGCTCACCGCTCGACGGCATCATTGCCGCCAGCCCGCAGATGCTGAAGGTCTGTCGTACGATCGAGAAGGTGGCGCCTTCCGACGTGACGGTACTGTTGCTGGGCGCCAGCGGCACCGGCAAGGAGCGCGTTGCGCAAGCGCTGCATGAACGCAGCAGCCGAGCGCGCCAGCGCATGGTCGCGATCAACTGCGCGGCGATCCCGGAGAACCTGCTCGAGAGCGAGCTGTTCGGTCACGAGAAGGGGGCCTTCACCGGTGCGATCAAGCAGACGCCTGGCAAGATCGAGTACGCCCACGGCGGCACGCTGTTTCTGGACGAAATCGGCGATCTGCCGCTCGGGCTGCAGTCGAAGCTGTTGCGCTTCCTGCAGGAGCGCGTGATCGAGCGCGTAGGTGGCCGGCAGGAAATCCCGATCGACGTGCGCATCCTCTGCGCCACGCACCAGGACCTGCAGGGAAAGATCCAGGACGGCAGTTTCCGCGAGGATCTGTATTACCGCATCAGCGAGATCACGATCCGCATTCCCTCGGTCAGGGAGCGTGACGGTGACGCGCTGTTGCTGGCGAGATCCTTCCTGCACCGCTACGCGCAGGAGCAGGGTCGCCCGATTCGCGGTTTCGATCGCGAGGCGATCGCAGCGATCGAGGCCTACGCCTGGCCCGGCAACGTGCGCGAGATCGAGAGCCGCGTGAAGCGCGCACTCATCATGGCCGACAACACGTATATCACGGCGGAAGATCTCGAGCTGGAGGCCGAAGAGCACGAGCCAACGCCGCTGAATCTCAAACAGGTGCGCGAGGATGCCGAGCGGCGCGCCATCCTGCGCGCGCTGGGAAGCGTGGACAGCAACATCTCGGAGGCGTCGAAGCTGCTCGGCGTGACGCGCCCCACACTTTATTCGCTGCTCGAGAAATTCCAGATAAGACAGTAG
- a CDS encoding TIGR03013 family PEP-CTERM/XrtA system glycosyltransferase encodes MKFRSYSTGMKLLTLIEFAVHTASLLLAAWLLNVQIPHPEQVVANLLLVYATVFAIASQLFSLSLGLYNPKLREPYRAIFRRAVVATVMGGFTLMLVTLAFAERVFPPEALLLTVIFSIGLVSLIRFFDFTYEFLAQKKINVLVIGAGERASIIEKRMKRRVDRKRFDLHGFVVMRGDSPNGIQKEKKFTLEGENLAAYILKNNIDELIIACDERRNNIPLDLLFDCKMRGTNVIEILDFIERETGQVAVNLVYPSWVIYSNGFNSTNELRNALDWLFNALLTTCVFLVVWPIMLLTWLSIKLEEGLQAPTFYFQRRVGLGGKPFNVIKFRSMRVDAETSGAVWASRNDPRVTRIGKFLRKYRIDELPQLWNVLRGDMGFVGPRPERPEFVKDLVVKIPYYNQRHNVKPGLTGWAQLKYPYGSTEEDALEKLKFDLYYVKHRSFLLDLHILVQTVEVVLFGKGR; translated from the coding sequence ATGAAGTTTCGTAGCTATTCGACAGGGATGAAGCTCCTCACGCTCATCGAATTTGCGGTACACACGGCGTCGCTGCTGCTGGCAGCCTGGCTGCTGAATGTGCAGATTCCACACCCGGAGCAGGTGGTTGCCAACCTGTTGCTGGTCTACGCAACGGTATTCGCGATCGCTTCCCAACTGTTTTCGCTGTCGCTGGGGCTGTACAACCCGAAGCTGCGCGAGCCTTACCGCGCCATATTCCGGCGTGCGGTCGTGGCAACCGTGATGGGGGGATTCACGCTGATGCTGGTGACGCTCGCGTTCGCCGAGCGCGTGTTCCCACCAGAAGCGCTGTTGCTGACGGTCATTTTCAGCATCGGACTCGTGAGCCTGATCCGCTTTTTCGACTTCACCTACGAGTTCCTCGCGCAAAAGAAGATCAATGTGCTGGTGATCGGGGCCGGCGAGCGGGCATCGATCATCGAGAAGCGCATGAAGCGTCGGGTCGATCGCAAACGTTTCGATCTGCACGGCTTCGTGGTGATGCGCGGAGATTCGCCGAACGGCATCCAGAAGGAGAAAAAGTTCACTCTCGAAGGCGAAAACCTCGCTGCCTATATCCTGAAGAACAATATCGACGAGCTGATCATCGCCTGCGACGAACGCCGCAACAACATCCCGCTCGACCTGCTGTTCGACTGCAAGATGCGCGGCACGAACGTGATCGAGATTCTTGATTTCATCGAACGCGAAACCGGCCAGGTCGCGGTGAACCTGGTGTATCCAAGCTGGGTGATCTACTCGAACGGCTTCAACTCGACCAACGAGTTGCGCAACGCCCTCGACTGGCTCTTCAACGCGCTGCTCACAACGTGCGTGTTCCTGGTCGTGTGGCCGATCATGCTGCTGACCTGGCTGAGCATCAAGCTGGAGGAAGGGTTGCAGGCACCGACCTTCTACTTCCAGCGCCGCGTAGGCTTGGGCGGGAAGCCCTTCAATGTCATCAAGTTCCGCAGCATGCGCGTGGATGCGGAAACGAGCGGTGCGGTGTGGGCAAGCCGGAACGACCCGCGGGTCACCCGCATCGGGAAATTCCTGCGCAAGTACCGGATCGACGAATTGCCACAGCTCTGGAATGTACTGCGCGGCGATATGGGCTTCGTGGGTCCGCGACCGGAACGTCCGGAATTCGTGAAGGATCTGGTCGTGAAGATCCCCTATTACAACCAGCGACACAACGTCAAACCCGGCCTCACGGGATGGGCCCAGCTCAAGTACCCCTACGGGTCGACCGAAGAGGACGCGCTGGAGAAACTCAAGTTCGACCTTTACTACGTGAAACACCGCAGCTTCCTGCTCGACCTGCACATCCTGGTGCAGACGGTGGAAGTGGTGCTGTTCGGCAAGGGGCGCTGA
- a CDS encoding DMT family transporter, translating to MSAHTEHPPTMRAAAIGCLLLNALVWGVSWWPFRQLNSLGLHSLWATGFAFALATVLISLWRPAAWPALLARPQLLWLVLASGITNATFNWGVMIGEVVRVVLLFYLMPVWSLPLARWLLGEAITGAAVGRVALAIGGAAVVLWRPETGLPLPASLADWLGIAGGASFALVNVLVRRHREAPDEARALAMFVGGFTVAIAMAALLTASGMIVAPPAPAWPWVAGNIALALVLLGGNLALQYGAAHLPAAVTAVVMLSEVLFAALSSVGLGSETLGARTLGGGLLILAATLLTRPPRPEAAIAKR from the coding sequence ATGTCTGCACATACCGAACATCCGCCGACCATGCGGGCTGCTGCAATCGGCTGTCTGCTGCTGAATGCGCTGGTCTGGGGCGTGTCGTGGTGGCCTTTCCGCCAGCTCAACTCCCTCGGACTGCATAGCCTGTGGGCCACCGGTTTCGCATTCGCTCTGGCCACAGTCCTGATCAGCCTGTGGCGCCCGGCTGCGTGGCCGGCGCTGCTCGCACGCCCGCAGTTGCTGTGGCTGGTGCTGGCATCGGGCATTACCAACGCCACCTTCAACTGGGGTGTGATGATCGGCGAGGTCGTTCGGGTAGTACTGCTGTTCTATCTGATGCCGGTCTGGTCGCTGCCGCTGGCGCGCTGGCTGCTGGGCGAGGCGATCACCGGCGCAGCGGTTGGCCGGGTCGCGCTGGCGATCGGCGGCGCAGCCGTCGTGCTCTGGCGCCCCGAGACCGGGCTGCCGCTGCCCGCTTCGCTGGCCGACTGGCTGGGCATCGCTGGTGGCGCGAGCTTCGCGCTGGTGAACGTGCTGGTGCGTCGCCATCGCGAAGCACCGGACGAAGCGCGCGCGCTGGCCATGTTCGTCGGCGGCTTCACCGTGGCGATTGCGATGGCTGCCTTGCTGACGGCGAGCGGCATGATCGTGGCGCCACCAGCGCCCGCCTGGCCATGGGTGGCCGGTAACATTGCACTCGCACTGGTATTGCTGGGCGGCAATCTTGCCCTGCAGTACGGCGCCGCGCACCTGCCTGCGGCGGTCACCGCGGTCGTGATGCTTTCCGAAGTGTTGTTCGCAGCACTCTCATCGGTGGGGCTCGGCAGCGAAACCCTGGGCGCACGTACGCTCGGCGGCGGGCTGTTGATCCTGGCCGCCACACTGCTCACGCGCCCACCGCGCCCGGAGGCGGCCATAGCGAAGCGGTAG
- a CDS encoding polysaccharide biosynthesis/export family protein, with amino-acid sequence MLDTTLPERGSQVIDLQGVIRRIGVFAGVTSLVFALAGCGSTPDQDEAVASPTATPDYEYLIGPGDTMEIFVWGNPDLSTSVAVKPDGKITTRLVENIDASGKTASQLARDIERAYGEYVKSAVVSVILTGFQGVPYQQVRIVGQAAKPLSIPYRKHMTVLDAMIDVGGLTEFAAGNRAVLVRNFQGNRQTIGLRLDDLLKDGNINANIGMYPGDIIIVPEAWF; translated from the coding sequence ATGCTGGATACCACGCTTCCAGAAAGGGGGTCTCAAGTGATTGATCTGCAAGGTGTGATTCGACGGATTGGCGTCTTCGCAGGGGTGACGTCGCTGGTGTTTGCACTCGCTGGCTGTGGGTCTACGCCCGACCAGGATGAGGCTGTGGCGTCGCCGACGGCTACACCCGATTACGAATACCTGATCGGGCCGGGCGACACGATGGAAATCTTCGTCTGGGGCAACCCCGACCTCAGCACTTCTGTCGCAGTGAAGCCTGACGGCAAGATCACGACCCGCCTGGTAGAGAACATCGACGCCAGTGGCAAGACCGCGTCACAGCTTGCGCGTGACATCGAGCGGGCGTATGGCGAATACGTGAAGAGTGCGGTGGTCAGCGTGATCCTGACCGGCTTCCAGGGCGTGCCGTACCAGCAGGTGCGGATCGTCGGGCAGGCCGCGAAGCCGCTCAGCATTCCGTATCGCAAGCACATGACGGTGCTCGACGCGATGATCGACGTCGGCGGGCTCACCGAGTTTGCGGCCGGCAACCGTGCGGTGCTGGTGCGCAACTTCCAGGGTAATCGCCAGACCATCGGGCTGCGACTCGATGACCTGCTGAAGGACGGCAACATCAACGCCAATATCGGCATGTACCCCGGCGACATCATCATCGTTCCGGAAGCGTGGTTCTGA
- a CDS encoding chain length-determining protein, producing the protein MQELVVQLFGYLLGIWRFRWLAVFVAWGIALSGWLLVEQFPDKYRAAARLHVDTNSVLRPLLQGLAIQPNIEQRVQMMSKTLLTRPNLEKLMRMSDLDIKVTTDKQKDEMVDELAKSIIIEGDPRNPSLYGVSYTHADPSVAKRVVQSLITVFIESTLGNKRQDSSGAQTFLDQQITDYEKRLTEAETRLAEFKQRNAGSLPGESGGYFARLAAARQQLTDAQLQLREMENRRSELQRQLQNPNDPMFMSDMSEALISPLDMRIQTLTVRLDDLLTRFTDKHPEVVQIRKMIAELETERAKQLETLAAEAPKESPKLAENPIYQQMRALLSEADASVAEFRVRVTEHENRVKELEGKVNSLPMIEAELAQLDRDYGVLRQQHQTLLQRRESARLSGDVQETAGDVVFRVIDPPFVPQRPNEPNKILLNSIVLVLALGVALGVALLLSLIRPVVVDRRGLANLTGLPVLGCVTQIRSAVERRRAFLNRLALSAVSLALLVTFGGITIVQQL; encoded by the coding sequence ATGCAGGAATTAGTGGTCCAGCTATTCGGGTACCTGCTTGGTATCTGGCGGTTCAGATGGCTCGCGGTGTTCGTCGCGTGGGGTATTGCACTGTCGGGCTGGCTGCTGGTCGAGCAGTTTCCGGACAAGTACCGTGCCGCTGCCCGGCTGCATGTGGACACCAACAGCGTGCTGCGACCGCTGCTGCAGGGTCTGGCGATCCAGCCGAACATCGAGCAGCGCGTGCAGATGATGAGCAAGACGCTGCTGACGCGTCCGAATCTTGAAAAGCTGATGCGCATGTCGGACCTCGACATCAAGGTCACGACCGACAAACAAAAGGACGAGATGGTCGACGAGCTGGCGAAGTCGATCATCATCGAAGGCGATCCGCGCAATCCGTCGCTGTACGGGGTCTCATACACGCACGCGGATCCATCGGTCGCCAAGCGTGTGGTGCAGTCGCTGATCACGGTGTTCATCGAGTCGACGCTGGGCAACAAGCGCCAGGACAGCTCCGGCGCGCAAACGTTCCTGGATCAGCAGATCACCGATTACGAGAAACGCCTGACCGAGGCCGAAACACGGCTTGCCGAGTTCAAGCAACGCAACGCCGGCAGTCTGCCGGGTGAGTCGGGCGGATATTTCGCGCGCCTTGCGGCTGCGCGCCAGCAGCTCACCGATGCGCAGTTGCAGCTCAGGGAAATGGAGAACCGCCGCTCCGAACTGCAGCGCCAGTTGCAGAACCCCAACGATCCGATGTTCATGAGTGACATGAGCGAGGCGCTGATCTCGCCGCTCGACATGCGTATCCAGACGTTGACGGTACGTCTCGACGATCTGCTGACGCGATTCACTGACAAGCATCCGGAAGTGGTGCAGATCCGCAAGATGATCGCCGAGCTGGAAACCGAACGGGCCAAGCAGCTCGAGACGCTGGCGGCAGAGGCCCCAAAGGAATCGCCGAAGCTTGCCGAGAATCCCATCTATCAGCAGATGCGCGCGCTGCTTTCCGAGGCCGACGCGTCGGTGGCCGAGTTCCGCGTGCGCGTGACCGAACACGAGAACCGGGTGAAGGAACTCGAGGGCAAGGTCAACAGCCTGCCCATGATCGAGGCGGAACTGGCGCAGCTCGATCGCGACTACGGTGTGTTGCGTCAGCAGCACCAGACCCTGTTGCAGCGCCGCGAATCGGCGCGCCTTTCAGGTGATGTGCAGGAGACAGCCGGAGACGTGGTATTTCGCGTGATCGATCCACCATTCGTCCCGCAACGACCAAACGAACCCAACAAGATCCTGCTGAATTCGATCGTGCTCGTGCTCGCTTTGGGTGTTGCACTGGGAGTCGCCCTGTTGCTGTCATTGATAAGGCCTGTCGTCGTGGACCGGCGTGGACTGGCGAATCTGACCGGGCTGCCGGTGCTGGGCTGCGTCACCCAGATTCGCAGCGCGGTGGAGCGACGGCGGGCGTTCCTGAATCGCCTGGCGTTGTCGGCGGTGTCGCTGGCGCTGCTGGTCACGTTCGGCGGTATCACGATCGTGCAGCAACTGTGA